The nucleotide window ttaaaataaaaattcaagaggaattatatttgatattataaaatagaattcatttagattaaaaaaaatttgatggatttagttggaaaagattaaattcaacatttataactttttttgtttttaaatctaaagtatgtatgtaaataaaaaaatacaatttgtatAATCTTAGATCTCTTTGCAGGAAAAGTTATTCAAAAACATGATTTGCATCCTCTACAAAAAGATGTATGCAAGGAGTGCGGAGGATTACCTCTTGTCATTAGTGCAATAGCTAAAGCATTAACAAACAAGTGTTATCCATCTGATTGGGAGTGTGCATTACAAGATTTGAAAGGACTTTCAGAAGTAAAGTATACAAGATTCCTTGAAAAGGAATATATGAAGATTGGCTTAAGTTACAAATATTTAAGTGATGAACTTAAGAAAACGTTTTTAATTTCTAGTCTAATGGAAAATAATACTTCCATTTCAGACTTGTTCAAACATGTTGTGTGCCTGAATATACTTGGCGGAGTTAATTTGACAATGGAAGGTGCACGAAAGAGACTAGATAAATTGGTTCGTGACCTCAAAGATGCTTGTTTGTTACTTGACGGGTTCGAAAGCGGCCAATTTGCTATGCATGATGTTATTCGTGATGTTGCCATATTATTTGCACATGAGGAGTACCATGTGTTTACAACAAGAAATGATGTTGAACGAGATTGGAAGGATAGAGACAAACTCAAGAAATGCACAAAGATTTCTTTACCTGGTAAAAGTACTATTATTAGTCAACTTTGGCCTAATGATTTGGCTTGTCCAAATCTTGAATATTTCTATAGGACTGATATGCAGAACTCTTCTTTTGAAATCCCGGAGGACTTTTTCACGGTGATGCCAAATCTTAGAGTATTGAATTTGGTTGGACTACGGCAAATGTCATTGCcatcatcaattcatcatttgacaAACCTTCAAACATTGTGTTTAGATTACAGCAACATTGGAGGTGTTCCTATTATTGGAAAGCTTAAGAAGTTAAAGGTCCTTAGCTTGCGAAATTCTTACATTAAGGAGTTTCCTACGGAAGTGGGTCAATTAACTGAACTAAGACTGTTAGATTTGAGTGATTGTTATTATTTGAAAGTTATTGCTCCACAtgtgatatcaaaattatccaatttggAAGAACTTTATTTGAAGGAATGTCTTATTCAGTGGAAAATTGAAGTACTTAGGGAATTGAAGCTCTTGTCTAACCTTACCAGTGTAGAATTGGATATTGAAGATCACAAGGTTTTGCTTGAAGAATTCTTTACTAGAAAACTTATCAAGTACAAAATATCAGTGGGAAATTGGTGGTACAAACATCCAACAATTTGTGAACAAGAGTGTTTGAggatattgaaattgatattcAATCCTACCATCCACTTAGAAGAATTATGCGGAATCAAGAATGTTGAACTCTTATGCTTAGCTGAATAtttggatgatgaagatgaagatgaagatgaagatgatgaggatGAGGACACTCTTGAGCATTCAAAATTCCATTTGCAATCCAATGAAATCACACCGCTTTTTAATGAAAAGGTTTGATTTACTATAACTTCTTGTacttgtatattatatatttgtattcttgttttcttttagttttattcTCATTTGTTAACACGTAGTTGTAGTATTctcttttgcattttttttactaGTGACTTAAATTTTCAGATTCAGttcaatttcattatcaagtactattctttaatttctcttatATGAGTTCGTAAATATTAAAGCAACAATTAACTTTGAATGTAGGTTATCCTTCCTGATTTAAAGGTCTTGGTATTGAAGAATATTATTTCTAGAAAGATTTGGGACAGTGAACTTCCATCATCCtcctttcaaaatttgaaagaattgaTATTGTCGAGATGTACgaagataaaatttgtgtttcCTTATACCATAACCAAAAACCTCCAACAACTCCAATATCTTAAGATAAAGGATTGTATTGATTTAGAGGAAATTGTTGCTACAGAAGAAATAACAGAAGCAGCTGCCAGTTTTGTCTTTCCTGAAGTAACCTTTTTGGAGCTTAAAAATCTACCGAAACTTGCAACTTTTTATCCTGGAATACATACTTTGGAATGCCCAAAGTTGAAAAAGTTGGTGGTGAAAAATTGTGACAAATTTAAGATGTTGAATTCAGAAGCAAATTCTTTGTGCTTGGACCATATGGTATGAGTATCTAATTTTGTTCCTCTTCGAATGTTTAAAAAACCttctttatacatataaatttgaaacaactgaattatctctctccttttttttttttttccgtaaTGCTTAGTGAGttgaatatttgtttttcattaatagTGAACTTATATAGAAGTAAATTCAACTGATTGTTGATGTTTTCAAGAGACAAAGTAGGCATCTTAAAGGAATTCCAACCCCCCTCAATCTTcactttttgaaagttttacTGAAATTTATGTAAAGTTTCACAATTAAGATTTTtcgaaaaaaaattttaaaggtatatTTAATTAGTAGTTTTCGAAAACCgcttttgaactttttaatttttatattgatttgaaatttaaaaaataaataattgaaggcTTCAACTAATAAGTCATTAactaaacttttgttttaagagtataattaaaaagctaattggattttgtttggATGGTTATGTAGATCAACCATGATTGACTCAGTGACTTCTAAAAATTTCATCCCTATTTCTtacagaaaaatattaaaggaaaaaaataaaaatcctcaataataattaacttaaaatacatcttcataaataattaccaaaatttaatatactaaattatatgtaaataataggaaattataattaatttcataatttattatagtgataaattttttatttaattatttgttatatatgcttatttttcttttttcttttttctagtgcattaaatttttagttcaattttactAGTAAGAATTTTTAGTTCAAGTTGTCACTTAAGGAAAAGGTGATAACTTGTTATACTTTGCTATTATGCTTTTTTATATCCTCTGATGCTTATTCTCATTTGTTAGTTGTCgtattcaattatttgttatatgcttattttcctttttgcatttctttttaatttttcaagtgaattaaatttcttttttaattcatgcTTGCATCAATTTCACTAGAAAGTattgatttcattaattcatgCTTGCTTttgtagttaatatttttagagacaaaaaaatACATTGTTAATATTATGGAATGTCATGATAAATGCATGagttaattatttctttttaagattttgaaacaaCAATTAACTTTGATTGCAGGTTCACTTTCGTGATTTAGAGGTCTTAAAATTGAAGaatattagttttgaaaagaTTTGGGATAACCaactttcaacttcttcttaTCAAAGTTTGACACACTTGGCCTTATTagaatgtgataaaataaaatatgtgttcCCCTTATCAATAGCCAAAAGCCTCCAACAACTCCAATACCTTGAGTTAACAAGTTGTAAGGTTTTAGAGAGAATTGTTGCTCCAGAAGAAGGAACAGAAGCAAgtgtcaattttttctttccgCAAGTAAGCACAATGAAGCTTCAATATCTACCAGAGTTTACAGATTTCTATCCTGAAATACATACGTCAGAATGGCCAAAATTGAAAGAGTTGGTGGTCAAAGATTGTCCTAAATTTAAGATGTTCACTTCAGAGGCAAATTCTCTATGCTTGGACCAAAAGGTACAAGAATCCAATTTTATTCccttttttctctataaaaatttgtctatattatattacataaattcaaaacaattgaCTTAATGGCTTCTACAAATTCCATCCCTATTTCTtacagaaaaatattaaagggaaaaaataaaaatcctcaataataattaacttaaaatacatcttcataaataattaacaaaatttaatatactaaattatatgtgaatattataattaatttaataatttattatagtgataaacttttttattgaaaaaaattaaaaatagttttttttaaaaccgTGTGGGCTAATAGCTTTTCTCTGCTTGGCTTCAAATagttttatctttcaaattttttaattaatttaataacttaaaatacatcaaattgcatgtgacacatcatcattgatatctAATTTGGTACTCATTATTAGTGCATATTATattactcatttcaaaattttatcaacatgaTTTGGTACTgaacaagaataaaaatcagtttaattttgaaacaaattattatattagggTAATTGCCAATTTGATATGTATTGAATTCtttgtatgtataaatttgtaagaaaaatgaATAGAAGCGACAAATTAGCTaagacataaattttaaaaaataaatagtgtaCAGATCAAGCAATTCACCGAACAGTTGGTGAACAATAACAACAGCTTCTACAAATTCTAACTgtctctcctttttcttttttgatgaaGCTTAGTGagctgaattttttttcattaatattgaaCTTAAATACTAGAAGAATTCTAACCGCCTCAATcttcagtttttgaaaatttttattatcatttatgtaAAATAGATCATTTCAAAATGAGGaaacatgataaaaaaacaaaattaaacaattaagatttttcaaaaaaaaaaaagatatatttaattagtagtTTGCGAAAACagcttttgaactttttaatttttatattgatttgaaatttaaaaaataaataattgaaggcTTCAACTAATAAGCCATTAactaaacttttgttttaagagtataattaaaaagctgattagattttgttttgatggttTTGTAAATCAACCATGATTGACTTAGTAACTTCTAAAAATTTCATCCCTATTTCTtacagaaaaatattaaaggagaaaaaataaaaatcctcaataataattaacttaaaatacatcttcataaataattaacaaaatttaatatactaaattatttgtgaataatgggaaattataattaatttcataatttattatagtgataaattttttatttaattatttgttatagatacttttttttttttctagtgcattaaatttttagttcaattttactAGTAAGAATTTTTAGTTCAAGTTGTCATTTAACGAAAAGGTGATAAATTGTTGTACTTTGTTATTACGcttttttatattctcttatgGTTATTCTCATTTGTTAGTTGTagtattcaattatttgttatatgcttattttcctttttgcatttctttttaatttttcaagtgaattaaatttcttttttaattcatgcTTGCATCAGTTTCACTAGAAAGTattgatttcattaattcatgCTTGCTTctgtagttaatatttttatagacaaaaaaataCATTGTTAATATTATGGAATGTCATGACAAATGCATGagtcaattatttctttttaagattttgaaacaaCAATTAACTTTGATTGCAGGTTCACTTTTGCGATTTAAAGATCTTAGAATTGAAGaatattagttttgaaaagaTTTGTGATAGCCaactttcaacttcttcttatcaaaatttgacacacttGGCCTTATttgaatgtgataaaataaaatatgtgtttccCTTGTCAATAGCCAAAAGCCTCCAACAACTCCAATACCTTGAGTTAACAAGTTGTAAGGTTTTAGAGAGAATTGTTGCTCCAGAAGAAGGAACAGAAGCAGctgtcaattttttctttccacAGGTAAGCACAGTGAAGCTTTATAATCTACCAGAGTTTATTGGGATACATACTTCAGAATGGCTGAAATTGAAAGAGTTGATGGTCAAAGATTGTCCTAAATTTAAGATGTTTACTTCAGAGTCAAATTCCCTGTGTTTGGACCAAAAGGTACAAGAATCCAATTTTAttcccatttttttttctataaaaattttctatattatattacataaatttaaaacaatttgacTCAGCGGCTTCTAAAAATTCCATCTCTATTTTTTACagtattaaaggaaaaaaataaaaatcctcaataataattaacttaaaatacatcttcataaataattagcaaatttaataatactatattatttgtgaataataggaaattataattaatttgataatttattatagtatactttttttattgaaaaaattaaaaatagtttttttttttaaaaaccattTGGGCTAATAGTATTTCGCTGCCTGGcttgaaatagttttatctcTGAAATTTTTGTCCctaagattattaatttttgtccaGCACACATTTCAAAACAATAATGTCATTGCTATGTGTATTTATAGTGATTGCcaatttatatattgatgatTACCGATTGATATctaatttgatgttttcattgtAAGTACACATTATattactcatttcaaaattttatcaacattaTTTGGTAGTGGACAAGAATGaaaatcagtttaattttgaaacaaattatattaggATAATTGCCAATTTGATATGTATTGAAATTCTTTGTATGCATCAATTTATAAGTTAAAGGAATATAAGCAAGGAATTAGCTgagacataaattttaaaaaataaatactgtACTGACTGAGCAATTCATCGAACAGTTGGTGAACAATAACAGCTTctacaaattcaaacacaaaagCTAACAACACATTACAGATTAAACCCACTTAAAAATGAAGTTAAAAATTGATCTATCGTTTCAAACAATGAAttaaaagcacaaaatttataCCAAAAACTCCAATATTGCTACACAAGATAGATGGAAAGAAAACCAGAGAGATATCAGCTGCTTGTTACAATTCTCTTGGTCGATTCCCACTTCTAATGATCGTTTGGTGTTTGTAGGTGTCTTTTTCTGGTGTAGCACATACTCCCAATGTATGTTCTCAACATGACCTCACTAAAGCTGTTGTGCGAACCCTAAATCAAGGATCTAATGTCATTAGCATGGACTTCCATCCACAACAACAAACTATtcttttaggttaaaaaaaacAACTGTTGAGTTCCTGGTCactgaaaatttataaaacttttttcacaaatgttttgttattgattgaaatttatgtttttgggTCTGTAGTGGGGACAAATGATTCACAAAGGTCTAGTAACTGATTCGTATTTCACAAACTGAATAAGTACGCTAACCTGCAAGATGAATAGACTAAACAAACAgagaattgttttttttctcaattaattatcttttaataatattatatataaaaataaataaatcatataaatttatttttataatttgataccaataaataattataaaataaaaaatatttatattatttaattaaaaattatctccttaatttatataaataaatttatttaatctacataaaaacttagttttattcgcttattttttatgtaaattaatgAGTCAAGTggttaaatcaattaaaattggtagaatttttattttatatcaatctttTATCCGCTTTTTTGGTGGATACAATGTATCCAAACTTAgccaaatttttatctcattgattTTCGTGtaaattacaagtaaaataaaaattaattttattcaaatttattgaataaaatataagataatttgaattaatcttaaattaaattattaaataattttttttaaatttaattcaaaattaaactgattaatGAGTCAAAATAACTTAGttagagtttttttaatttatgatatttttgtgttgtgttgtCCACTTTACTAATGAAAAAGGGACGAGGCTAAAAtgataacaatttgaaaaaataggtACAAAAATAAGACtggaaataattaaaccaaATGTAAGTCTTTCTCCAGTGTCTAAAAAATGTCTTAtcaatgcctttttttttttaattgataactTACACGCGTTCACAATTCACTTATTAGCTATAGGAGTTTgcataacaatttaaataagattaatCTTAGTGATgcaatttcataaataatagataaaaacaaaaaattgtaaattttaaaaattactgttctgaaaataatttatcaaaaaatttatagaattgTAATTTAGTAAAGTAAGAAtgaaagtaagaaaatgaattaatcatatattaatttgaagtaTAGAGTCAGTGTCATACGACAGTTTTTTGGAAGATGCAAATGAGTTTCTGAGGTATGAAATCAAAAAAAGCAAAGAAGAATGATAACAATGGAAATCCACCataagaagataaagatgaatgaGAGTATAATCTAATCTCTAAAATCAAAAACTTTATTCTATCTTCTCATTTTGAAAAACAAGAAAGGACATTTCTACACgaaatttcctattttatttccttagcaatcatgaaagatttttgcatattttcaatcgaaattttttaatttttaccatttaaagATAACGGTTTCTGTGGGGCTAATGTCTCTGGTTTTATTCCattaattatctattattatagtAACTTATTcatgtatattcattttaaatagaGAAGtgtgatatgtataaataatatgtataattttatatataaataataacgtatttgtatataattaagtaattttaaattagagataaaataatactcaattataaagtcacatattattatttgtatacaaaattatataaaaacactttattttcattttcccccATAACAAATGAAGGCAATGATCAATTCTACAATATAATcctctttttttccttcaataaatattactttgttCACGTGGTGAGACTCCactttaatcaattattttctacaaagttataataaattcattatgTTCACATTAAGTTACAAAGTTTTTCTCTGTCATAAGGGATTTcgattttaaaaggaaaaaaaaacacaatttgttatgattagaaatgagttttatatattttatataaaatatggttattttgcatatgataaaataatattattttattttttatccaaaaaaattaaaagattgtGACAACTTATAATACCGATTTGGTataataagtatataaaatacatgtttcatatgatttagggtttaaagatataattaaatatgtttaaaacaataaaatacgACAAACACGTACAATACACAAATTTACTAACTAGGGATAATATAGAGATACTTTAATTACTATAGTctatttagatattaaaagattatcccgacaatcttgattttattatcattttatatttatttattaatttttaaaaataaaaatactcttattttcaattaatagatcaaataatataaagaatattttaaaataattgagtatttaagtaaaataatattttaaaataactaaatataataataatttatttttttataatattttatttttaataataaaaaattatcaggaATAAACACCCCCTAACAATACAAAAAGAGAATGGAAATGTAGTTTTggtgaatatattattttgtattccTTTTGCACTTTCTTGTGGTATGAGTTATTCTGAAAAAATGTTATGTCAAAATATacatatgttaaaaaatgtgctttttaatgttgtattttattattaacacaTGTGCCTAAAATTAAGAGGTTGagtttaatgttttatattaaagtcttcatcatgtattaaatttgaaCTTGCTTAACACATCATACATAATGTCATTccattcttattttaaaatcataacatattcaaaattaactaATATCTTATCCCCAAATATTCTATATTTTAATTCCATGAATAAAATTTCCCTGTTCAAAAGTAACCATTTGTCTTAGGTTGATTTTCTATTTTGGAAAACTACTAAAATggacttttaaaaatatttcacataaataTCATCTACAAACTCTGATAATCCTTACTCCAACCTCTTTATCCTTgattgacttaaaaaaaaaaaaaaaaactaaaactaaacaACAAACTCAACCATAAATCACGTGCCCATCAcatgcataaattaaaaaaaaaattttaaaatagttaaataataattgcaAGTGGCATTCCCTAAAAATAATACCACATCATAACCCGTAAATCACGTATCAacttaataaatcaaaaatccCACAATTCCACCCTGTCAAACACGCTCTCCAATTAATCACTTTCATCACCCTAATCTTGattgataaaacaattttttaacttactttaatcttgattaattattaataattattataattaaattaaaaaacggTGTATACAAAGAGGCAATTGAATCTGGAAAAGAGACAGAGTAACACGGCAACGACGCGGCTCATTGACTCACCAAACCTCCTTGGGAGTCATAACGAAGGAGGCTTTATGATGCCTCTTTTTTAACAAAAGcaaaaattggataaaattgACGTATGAAATACTCTACGAATATGTAACATACGGTTCTGTTAGACTagactttttccttttttttttttttggagccACTCTTCAACTACCTATTATCGtgtcttctttttatttttaattaaaataattaataatctaaattataagaaaatgttgttcatatttatttgggagaagaactatttcccacccaacttttgatgcgttttcaagaTGCCACCCACaccagatgaaaatccagttttcccacccatgaccaaactgccgtccatttttttagttagaaacaggggcaaaatcgtcatttactatttaaaacattaaaactttaaaaattcaccgtttcccccttcaggtttcaaaaagtaaataacccatcctcaaagtttgaaaaatttaatttcacccccctagggttttgcttccttctccggccaccaccgacgatcgctgcaatcgatcgatgggagatctccgactacaaaggacgacgaaggagatctggacgacgaagaacagatctggacgatgcGACGATGAAGAACAAAcggagatctggaagaacagatctggacgacgtGACGAGccacgaaggacgacgaagagtcgtccttcgtcgtctgggtggaacgacgaagagagacctcttcgtcgcacggtggtgcgacgaagagatctctgtctcttcgtcgcattgtgcgacgaagagatctccgtctcttcgtcgcaccgtgcaccaggagaaggagatcttcgtctcttccttcttcggccaccaccgccgtcgcaccaggagaaggaggaggcaggtgactacgccggagacgacgtcgggagatgaagttacagaatgggggtgaaactgctagttttgaaagttatgggaggcggctgtttttttgaaaaatttggaaaccctaggtttgagggtgaaaatgttagttttcaaagtttaaaaactttaggtaaggtgaaatgttagtttctaaaacctaaggggggtgaaggaaaacctcacatcaattttgggatgaattttgcagaggggtatttttgtcatttcatctaataagggtaaaatgaacattttacccttatgcaaataGAAACCATCCAaattaacagctcatgggtgggaaaactggattttcatttgACGTGTGTGGTATTTTGAGAACGCagcaaaagttgggtgggaaatagtccttctccctatttattttttgatttaggTGAGGCTGGGCTGTAGCGCATGAGATGGAGAAGAGTAGAGTGGGGTCACTGCCACAAATGCAGAACAGCTGCGACATTTGCCCACGTCCGATGTGTCAGCTACGGCCTCACACCTGTCGCTTTAACTTACACTCGTTGACTCCACGCTTCGTTGTCTGGCATGATTTTCATGCTGCATTTTAAAACCACTTTTCACCCTTTCGTAGAAAAATCAACCACTATTTTTAAAATCGTAcagaaaatcaaattaattatttaattgttaatttattattaaattattatatattttaattttaaaataaataataatttgaaagagGTGATATCCaagaattttaactttaaaaaagtaacaaaaatccGACCacatttgataaataaaaaaaaattccaatagTAGATAAACAAcgatatatatagataaatattggaTTATTAATATATAGAGATAGAGCCATCACATGAGTAGTTTGAAGTATGATATTTTAGTATGACACGAGTAAGCACAACATGCTATTATACTATATTGTGCTAGGTTTGTAGGTTGGTTGGATCGTGTCGTGGGCCTAACCTTTAGGTATATGGGGTGGCCCAATACTGTATgcagtattattaaaaatattaataaataaaataataattataatataaaattttatttttttgaattaacaaggctcaaactaaactcaaatataaattttaatttgaattcaactcaaaatcaaactacACAATAAGTCAAAGTTGAGTGAGTTAGAGGTTTTTGGCTTATGATACTTTTGTGTTGTAGCATTTCATATTGTCTGCTTTActaatgaaaaaagaatgagACTAAAATGATAGTAATTTGAAGAGGAaggtacaaaaataatatttgaaacaactGTATTTGGGATGAATAAAGAATGaaactaaaatgataataatctGTAAGTCTGTCACAAATGTCTCAAAAATGTCTTGTCAAAATGTATTTGGCATGaaaacatattatcatatttcaCTTTTCAATTGGAAACCACACACAAAGTGGAATCACGTGCTTagaacttaaaattttctaatcaattttttcttaaattaggagtttaaataaaaaattaagattaatctcttaatttatctaataaaaatgatatcgTTTCACAAATAATAGACAAAAGCAGAGAAttgtaattctaaaaattaatgttctaaaaataatttaataaacagtTTATGGAATTGTAGTTTACAGTTGATCAAGTatgaaagtaaaagaaaacaagaaaaaaaaaataagttgaccAGAGAATAATTTAAAAAGCAAGGAATGAATTGAGTTTGCAATTAATCATTTACAGTAAAGTTATAAGCAATTGATTCTTGTTTACTGattgtatttgattattatttatattttatgaagaaAGTAGTTGGTATGTTGCTATCAAAGTTTGTATATTTCATTGGATTCTCTACCTATAGTTGTTAAGATGAggttaaatattcaattacaataaTGGATACCTAACgcataaaatgagaaaattttaatgcgtTTTTGTCAAGTTATAGggataaatacataaataatccCAGACCCTAGAGTTATACCATTGTTGctatctatttaaattaaaagtaatattattttcattttaattgtataatatatagtattacaatataatctaaaataaaatcctAATCTTATGGAATAAGAAAAGTAGGAAAAAATAGGGAAAAGAGATTGCAATATCTGAGCTGCTAAGGCTTTGAATCCCATGTCTACCAAACTGTCAAAACTTTCAGTTTCAGCTAGTAGAAATTATATTGATGTGTTACGGTGGTGTCAAGTAAGTATTTGATCGAGGTAAGTCCAACCATTAAAGCTACGTGCccatatattttaagatttctttaaataattttttttattattacaagtaaaagattaatacaaaaataaattatataaaacattttatgttattaatgtatttggtaaaaccaaaacaataaaattatgtataatcattttttgtatacaattcatatatacaattaatatattactatatgaatggatgattttgaattagtctaatcatataatgatatcatcaacatgcaaagagaaaaaaaataaaagcattaaaatgaaaattcaaggCGAAAAAAAGGGacacaaaattattttggtgAATATTAGTTAGCCAAGCCATGACAACAACGAAATTCCTGTCT belongs to Mangifera indica cultivar Alphonso chromosome 2, CATAS_Mindica_2.1, whole genome shotgun sequence and includes:
- the LOC123197060 gene encoding probable disease resistance protein At4g27220 isoform X1, translating into MVDCACIATVLSPVLQVAGWLAAPIGRQFEYLFNYTTDFKNLETQVDELKKKREEVEHTIIAAERNMEEINQNVKEWQKDVEKTITEAERLIKEMCKRCAREHYRMVTEAERNMQEGEQELKDLHVDKTITEAEPLIPEKANNRRCFKGFCPNFIFHYKQSWKAFKLKRDGIDRLLQKEKELGPFSKPTNPPDRRFIPHEDYLTFESRNSLEKNVWDALNDENVYMIGVYGMGGLGKTTLVEELCRKAEKRFDDIVFVEVSESPDVKKIQTTIAKKLGLELKKENESDSESEMADKIYYRMKDKNILLILDNIWERLELDKTVGIPSRADRGKNKLLITTRNLDVLQKMDSAHNFEMGILNEEEAWTLFTKMAGKVIQKHDLHPLQKDVCKECGGLPLVISAIAKALTNKCYPSDWECALQDLKGLSEVKYTRFLEKEYMKIGLSYKYLSDELKKTFLISSLMENNTSISDLFKHVVCLNILGGVNLTMEGARKRLDKLVRDLKDACLLLDGFESGQFAMHDVIRDVAILFAHEEYHVFTTRNDVERDWKDRDKLKKCTKISLPGKSTIISQLWPNDLACPNLEYFYRTDMQNSSFEIPEDFFTVMPNLRVLNLVGLRQMSLPSSIHHLTNLQTLCLDYSNIGGVPIIGKLKKLKVLSLRNSYIKEFPTEVGQLTELRLLDLSDCYYLKVIAPHVISKLSNLEELYLKECLIQWKIEVLRELKLLSNLTSVELDIEDHKVLLEEFFTRKLIKYKISVGNWWYKHPTICEQECLRILKLIFNPTIHLEELCGIKNVELLCLAEYLDDEDEDEDEDDEDEDTLEHSKFHLQSNEITPLFNEKVILPDLKVLVLKNIISRKIWDSELPSSSFQNLKELILSRCTKIKFVFPYTITKNLQQLQYLKIKDCIDLEEIVATEEITEAAASFVFPEVTFLELKNLPKLATFYPGIHTLECPKLKKLVVKNCDKFKMLNSEANSLCLDHMVHFRDLEVLKLKNISFEKIWDNQLSTSSYQSLTHLALLECDKIKYVFPLSIAKSLQQLQYLELTSCKVLERIVAPEEGTEASVNFFFPQVSTMKLQYLPEFTDFYPEIHTSEWPKLKELVVKDCPKFKMFTSEANSLCLDQKVHFCDLKILELKNISFEKICDSQLSTSSYQNLTHLALFECDKIKYVFPLSIAKSLQQLQYLELTSCKVLERIVAPEEGTEAAVNFFFPQVSTVKLYNLPEFIGIHTSEWLKLKELMVKDCPKFKMFTSESNSLCLDQKVSFSGVAHTPNVCSQHDLTKAVVRTLNQGSNVISMDFHPQQQTILLVGTNVGDISLWEVGSLARLVHKSFKVWDISAASMPLQMALLNDAPISVNRSVWGPDGLMLGPKFM